In Anaerostipes hadrus ATCC 29173 = JCM 17467, a single genomic region encodes these proteins:
- a CDS encoding C40 family peptidase produces the protein MKRVILRVMMLVAMASAAVTMSVHTSSKEVKASEKGDAVVKYAKNFVGNRYRYGGSSLTKGTDCSGFTRGVYKKFGKRLPHSSSAQRRYGKKVKGGIKNAKAGDLICYSGHVAIYMGNNKIVHASNSAPYPRGGIKISNNARYRRIVTVRRIVK, from the coding sequence ATGAAACGAGTTATTTTAAGAGTGATGATGTTAGTAGCAATGGCATCGGCCGCAGTTACAATGAGTGTACATACAAGTTCAAAAGAAGTAAAAGCATCAGAAAAAGGAGATGCAGTTGTTAAATATGCAAAAAACTTTGTAGGGAATAGATACAGATACGGTGGATCAAGTCTTACAAAAGGAACAGATTGTTCAGGATTCACGAGAGGAGTTTACAAGAAGTTTGGAAAACGTCTTCCACATTCCTCAAGTGCACAGAGAAGATATGGTAAGAAAGTAAAAGGTGGAATCAAGAATGCTAAGGCAGGAGATTTAATCTGCTATAGCGGACATGTTGCAATCTATATGGGAAACAACAAGATCGTACATGCAAGTAATTCAGCACCATATCCAAGAGGTGGAATTAAGATTTCAAACAATGCAAGATACAGAAGAATCGTAACAGTACGAAGAATCGTTAAATAA
- a CDS encoding transglutaminase-like domain-containing protein, with the protein MCGYKKIKIEYIMMAVAFASVVWSIFAGFRISRFQWLFVMGSVIWFLGMCRLLDQNKRNIVVMVVICIIYCMLAHRQLINGFQIINNKMAEALNQSMDLGFYYYISVTLEHSRRDSVLAVLFFVLVAGIVLGILRCRPLTLFLTTGLMEMAVLMIAPYGISAAFFLFLGSWIVYFSIRKGKKGFAAGLYIMFLAAAVPLFFYDQTNVPTDTMIKRNILIQIREWTQGKGYLAVGGIGNGKLRSVGEVSPKGEKLFLVYAPENADLYLKGFVSGRYKDGEWTKEKKNTLVYGGEMAQELPYLFPDLSMQDFAVYQKGYIQTPKDIAFSEKREIKIHYQKMQESFLLIPYFSDASRINGNAAGDSVIERNTADTEYTTSYYQIKNNKNLLDISQRFDVMSVLKNAGELEKNYVRSMQEYGTYVQQNYLEIPEEIKKTIKQLSCHVNKENSILYNIEEIQKFLKNNYQYTYRPGLTGQDKDPVNEFLTERKRGFCTQFASAAVFLFREAGIPARYVEGYKIRADQWRLGKAQVTDYEAHAWTEIYIEHIGWIPVEVTGRDTGESVYKHVEQEEKQRNAIVPNKKQFVTNVKKMFQMIPIVIILAVIFAFIKLLQKKRKWNQMTNKEKVLFYEKQLEKYAENGVKSRNNRNSMTSEIIEKARYSNKDITRHELNLVKRHLDLLKRKNGNVTKILTKLK; encoded by the coding sequence TATCATATACTGCATGCTTGCACACAGACAGCTGATCAATGGATTTCAGATCATCAATAATAAGATGGCAGAAGCATTAAATCAGAGTATGGATCTTGGATTTTATTATTACATTTCGGTGACGTTAGAACATAGTCGAAGGGACAGCGTACTGGCAGTTTTGTTTTTTGTGTTGGTGGCAGGAATTGTGCTTGGAATATTAAGATGTCGTCCATTGACTTTGTTTCTTACAACCGGTCTTATGGAAATGGCCGTTTTAATGATCGCGCCATATGGAATTTCAGCAGCGTTTTTCTTGTTTTTAGGTTCATGGATTGTTTATTTTAGTATACGAAAAGGAAAAAAAGGATTTGCGGCAGGATTGTATATTATGTTTCTGGCTGCCGCAGTACCTTTGTTTTTTTATGATCAGACGAATGTACCCACAGATACGATGATAAAACGAAATATTCTGATACAGATCAGGGAATGGACACAGGGGAAAGGCTATCTTGCAGTCGGGGGAATTGGGAATGGAAAGCTTCGAAGTGTAGGAGAAGTTTCTCCAAAAGGAGAAAAATTATTTCTGGTGTATGCCCCGGAAAATGCAGATCTGTATCTGAAGGGATTTGTTAGTGGCAGATATAAAGATGGAGAATGGACAAAGGAAAAGAAAAATACCTTGGTCTACGGTGGAGAAATGGCACAGGAACTGCCATATTTATTTCCAGATCTCTCTATGCAGGATTTTGCTGTTTATCAGAAAGGATATATTCAGACACCAAAAGATATTGCATTTTCTGAAAAGAGAGAAATAAAGATTCATTATCAGAAGATGCAGGAGAGTTTCTTATTAATACCATATTTTTCAGATGCGAGCAGAATTAATGGAAATGCAGCTGGAGACAGTGTGATAGAACGTAATACAGCAGATACGGAGTATACAACTTCTTATTATCAGATCAAGAATAACAAGAACCTGTTAGATATCAGTCAGAGATTTGACGTGATGTCTGTGTTAAAAAATGCGGGAGAGCTTGAAAAGAATTATGTTCGTTCTATGCAGGAGTATGGAACTTATGTACAGCAGAATTATCTTGAGATTCCAGAAGAGATAAAGAAGACAATAAAGCAGCTGAGTTGCCATGTAAATAAAGAAAATAGTATCTTATATAATATAGAAGAAATTCAAAAATTTTTAAAAAATAATTATCAATATACTTACCGACCAGGTTTAACAGGGCAGGATAAGGATCCGGTAAATGAATTTTTAACGGAGAGAAAAAGAGGGTTTTGTACCCAGTTCGCATCAGCGGCAGTTTTTTTGTTCAGGGAAGCAGGAATTCCGGCCAGATATGTAGAAGGATATAAGATCCGTGCAGATCAGTGGAGACTTGGAAAAGCACAGGTGACAGATTATGAGGCACATGCATGGACAGAAATTTATATTGAACATATCGGATGGATTCCGGTAGAAGTAACGGGAAGAGATACTGGAGAAAGTGTATATAAACATGTGGAACAGGAAGAAAAACAACGAAATGCAATTGTACCAAATAAAAAACAATTCGTAACAAATGTAAAGAAAATGTTTCAAATGATTCCAATCGTCATAATATTAGCAGTGATTTTTGCGTTCATAAAATTGTTACAAAAGAAAAGAAAATGGAATCAAATGACAAACAAAGAAAAAGTACTTTTTTATGAAAAACAGTTAGAAAAATATGCTGAAAATGGCGTAAAATCAAGGAATAACAGAAATTCCATGACATCAGAGATTATAGAGAAAGCAAGGTACAGTAACAAAGATATTACCAGACATGAACTAAATCTTGTAAAACGACATCTTGATTTATTAAAGAGAAAAAACGGAAATGTTACAAAAATATTAACAAAACTGAAATAA